A part of Leptolyngbyaceae cyanobacterium genomic DNA contains:
- a CDS encoding ATP-binding protein, with translation MRLQKLQQEQELILNQVDNAIALFDRSRKLILFNHKLSQIWGLSPEWLQSKPTEQAVFAEIFNRGYWSEIQNKQLISTFESTEAENSVYSLEQNNGTYLEISATVTSDGGRLFTFRDITSYRQALKEAAKIEESLNGEVRRLAFLLSLTERLQPATELREIGRFALSYLIKVMGAAFGDVKVITGEGIDRQASVFTNQISGQFIATYGEVAVAEMQALLNQGIPYGQGLLWQVVETGKPIFVEDYHNHPKALPGFRHPAIGQLGIFPIPAADNTIIGVLTLESRSLQKLQEAPQQDMLLAACRTLGVAIERAQAQERLRQINEDLEKASQLKSEFLASMSHELRTPLNSILGFSDLLLRQSAGALSERQISYVQTIEKSGQHLLQLINDILDLSKIEAGKADLNLQPVSLNNLCTECLKMIQPRTDKKRLALALEIDYRVNQANLDERRVSQMLINLLSNAVKFTPEGGQIKLSSRLAYGKDLAKEYRPDRSPINASTPYLCLEVKDSGIGISKDKWHLLFRPFQQVDASLARRHEGTGLGLALTKRLAELHGGTVSLESIENQGSTFRIWLPLTEMRNSSLVNSHLSLVFSQPKIINEKLVTSEEKSNCKRVLVVEDQPYNQALISEVLELEDYVVELVYDGGTMMETIDSPLVTPQSLPDLILMDIQLPEVDGLQIIRHLKAHPLWQKVPVVAVTAIAMAGDRDRCLAAGANGYLSKPLNIDELVKTVSYFVNSN, from the coding sequence ATGCGTTTGCAAAAACTCCAGCAAGAGCAAGAACTGATATTGAACCAAGTGGATAATGCGATCGCGCTGTTCGATCGATCGCGCAAGCTAATCTTATTCAATCATAAACTTTCTCAAATTTGGGGGCTTTCTCCAGAATGGTTACAAAGCAAACCAACAGAGCAAGCAGTTTTTGCAGAAATATTTAATCGAGGTTACTGGTCAGAAATACAAAATAAACAGTTAATTTCTACATTCGAGTCAACAGAAGCAGAAAATAGTGTCTACTCCCTCGAACAAAATAACGGTACTTACTTGGAAATATCCGCAACAGTCACCTCCGATGGAGGACGCCTATTTACTTTTCGAGATATTACTAGCTATCGCCAAGCTCTCAAAGAAGCAGCCAAAATAGAAGAATCTTTAAATGGAGAAGTTAGAAGACTAGCATTTTTATTGAGTTTAACAGAAAGGCTACAACCTGCTACAGAACTGCGAGAAATTGGGCGGTTTGCTCTCAGCTACTTAATAAAAGTAATGGGTGCAGCTTTCGGGGACGTAAAAGTAATTACAGGAGAAGGAATCGATCGCCAAGCTAGTGTTTTTACCAATCAAATTTCCGGCCAATTTATTGCCACTTATGGAGAAGTGGCAGTTGCCGAAATGCAAGCACTCCTAAATCAAGGAATTCCTTACGGGCAAGGATTACTTTGGCAAGTAGTAGAAACAGGTAAACCAATTTTTGTCGAAGATTATCACAATCACCCAAAAGCATTACCCGGATTTCGCCACCCAGCAATCGGTCAATTAGGTATTTTTCCAATTCCTGCTGCCGATAACACTATCATTGGCGTTCTCACCTTAGAATCTCGGAGTTTGCAGAAACTACAAGAAGCACCACAACAGGATATGCTGTTAGCTGCTTGCCGTACTTTAGGAGTAGCAATTGAAAGAGCGCAAGCACAAGAACGCCTCCGTCAAATTAACGAAGATTTAGAGAAAGCCTCTCAATTAAAATCAGAATTTCTTGCCTCTATGTCTCACGAACTGCGAACGCCTCTCAATAGTATTTTGGGTTTTTCTGATTTGTTGTTAAGACAAAGTGCTGGTGCGTTAAGCGAACGCCAAATCAGTTACGTTCAAACGATCGAAAAAAGCGGCCAACATCTATTACAATTAATTAACGACATTCTAGATTTATCTAAAATTGAAGCTGGTAAAGCAGACCTCAACCTACAACCAGTATCGCTTAATAATCTTTGTACGGAATGCTTGAAAATGATTCAACCTCGTACAGATAAAAAGCGATTAGCTCTTGCATTAGAAATTGACTATCGCGTTAATCAAGCCAATTTGGATGAGCGCAGAGTCTCTCAAATGTTAATTAATTTGCTATCAAATGCTGTTAAATTTACACCTGAAGGCGGACAAATTAAACTTAGTAGTAGATTAGCTTATGGCAAAGATTTAGCTAAGGAATATCGACCAGACCGCAGTCCGATTAATGCCAGTACGCCTTATCTTTGTTTGGAAGTAAAAGATTCAGGCATCGGGATTTCTAAAGATAAATGGCACTTGCTATTCCGTCCTTTTCAACAAGTAGATGCTTCTTTAGCAAGGCGACATGAAGGCACTGGGCTAGGTTTAGCGTTAACGAAAAGGTTGGCCGAATTACACGGTGGTACAGTTTCTTTAGAGTCAATAGAAAATCAAGGTTCGACATTTCGGATTTGGCTACCTTTGACAGAAATGAGAAATTCGTCATTAGTAAATAGTCATTTGTCATTGGTTTTTAGTCAACCCAAAATTATCAATGAAAAATTAGTGACGAGCGAGGAAAAATCAAATTGCAAACGGGTGTTAGTTGTAGAAGATCAGCCTTATAATCAAGCGTTGATTTCCGAAGTATTGGAACTAGAAGATTATGTAGTTGAATTAGTTTATGATGGTGGCACTATGATGGAGACGATCGATTCTCCTTTAGTAACCCCTCAATCTTTACCAGATTTGATTTTAATGGATATTCAATTGCCAGAAGTGGATGGCTTGCAGATTATTCGGCACTTAAAAGCTCATCCTCTTTGGCAAAAAGTGCCTGTGGTGGCAGTAACTGCGATCGCAATGGCAGGCGATCGCGATCGTTGTTTGGCTGCTGGTGCAAACGGTTATCTTAGCAAGCCTTTAAATATTGATGAATTAGTGAAAACAGTCAGTTATTTTGTCAATAGTAATTAG
- a CDS encoding HetZ-related protein 2: MLIAEKLADEWRSRLLADCPNHDSATHESIISWLLGKDVERFEELAPNQLAIAQQAMDYRYRILRHRYLDVGPEKAYRNLMTRLGSLVMLRNKIRTWVALSRDRQRAVVDVLQEVIQELLHSDRYLQQQIAWISNCTSDSRLRNTLVLASTEEYCLRPIRNQPLLLYRFVNYLRRTGRGGITQVPTGDLVRLVSEEIVPDDAENPVSLFDAQAIAKYQENQAWEEKMVARTAVKKEFATYLEENIGPVAKDWLNLYLQGRTQEEIARTLDKPIKEIYRLREKISYHAIRVFAFKIQPELVGNWLETNLQDHRLGLTPTQWQEYWQSLTEEQRQLLDKLASGKNLETIAQDLNLKTNQIMGEWSKLYLAAQQKRSVS, encoded by the coding sequence ATGCTAATAGCTGAAAAACTGGCTGATGAATGGCGATCGCGGCTTTTGGCAGATTGTCCGAACCACGACAGTGCGACTCACGAGAGTATTATTAGCTGGTTATTGGGAAAAGATGTAGAACGGTTTGAGGAACTAGCCCCAAACCAATTAGCAATTGCCCAGCAAGCAATGGACTATCGATACCGCATTTTACGGCATCGCTATCTGGACGTAGGGCCAGAAAAAGCTTATCGCAATTTAATGACGCGGCTAGGCTCTTTGGTGATGTTGCGGAATAAAATTAGGACTTGGGTTGCTTTAAGCCGCGATCGGCAACGCGCGGTAGTGGACGTTTTGCAAGAAGTAATCCAGGAATTATTACACAGCGATCGCTATTTGCAGCAGCAGATTGCGTGGATAAGTAATTGTACCTCTGACTCTCGGTTGCGAAACACTCTGGTACTGGCTAGCACGGAAGAATATTGTTTGCGACCGATTCGCAACCAACCACTGCTACTATACCGTTTTGTGAATTATTTACGGCGGACTGGACGGGGCGGTATCACGCAAGTCCCTACAGGTGACTTAGTACGGTTAGTTTCCGAAGAAATCGTACCAGACGATGCAGAAAATCCCGTTAGCTTGTTCGATGCCCAAGCGATCGCCAAATATCAAGAAAATCAAGCTTGGGAAGAAAAAATGGTGGCTAGAACCGCCGTTAAAAAAGAATTTGCTACTTATTTAGAGGAAAATATTGGCCCGGTAGCCAAAGATTGGTTGAATCTTTATCTACAAGGTAGAACCCAAGAAGAAATCGCCCGTACCCTCGATAAGCCGATTAAGGAAATTTACAGGTTGCGAGAAAAAATTAGTTATCATGCCATTCGGGTGTTTGCCTTCAAAATTCAACCAGAATTAGTAGGTAACTGGCTGGAAACAAACTTGCAGGATCATCGTTTAGGCTTGACTCCTACTCAGTGGCAGGAATATTGGCAAAGCTTGACCGAAGAGCAACGGCAACTCTTAGACAAACTAGCATCAGGAAAAAATCTGGAAACGATCGCACAAGATTTAAACCTGAAAACCAATCAGATCATGGGTGAATGGAGCAAGCTTTATTTAGCAGCGCAACAAAAGCGAAGCGTTTCTTAA
- a CDS encoding Crp/Fnr family transcriptional regulator: MQTEDFSELFPLFNTVNPETLEWLLSVADEHEYPSGRAVLMEDAWGNAVYFLVSGWVKVRRITGDDGVTLAILGQGDFFGEMAILDESPRSTDVIALSPVKLLSVHAQRFIQTLFKDPQLHHRMLQVMVRRLRQMNHRFQLRHQPPAVKLANTLVSMGDNYGQATDKGTEIYNIPFKDLADVTDIGLEETTKIMEKLDSKGWLKIDPARQTIHLLNLKQLTHLAGKV; encoded by the coding sequence ATGCAAACTGAAGATTTTAGTGAACTTTTCCCCTTATTTAATACTGTCAACCCAGAAACCTTAGAATGGCTGCTATCGGTTGCTGACGAACACGAGTATCCGTCAGGCAGAGCAGTTTTAATGGAAGATGCGTGGGGTAACGCCGTATACTTCCTAGTCTCTGGATGGGTCAAAGTCAGACGCATTACAGGCGACGACGGCGTGACGTTAGCAATTTTAGGACAAGGTGATTTTTTTGGAGAAATGGCAATTCTTGACGAATCTCCTCGCTCAACTGATGTAATTGCTCTTTCTCCCGTAAAATTGCTGAGCGTCCACGCTCAACGATTTATTCAAACTTTGTTTAAAGACCCCCAGCTACATCACCGAATGCTGCAAGTGATGGTGCGGCGACTGCGCCAAATGAATCATCGCTTTCAGCTGCGCCATCAGCCACCAGCAGTTAAGTTGGCTAATACCTTAGTTTCAATGGGAGATAACTACGGTCAAGCAACTGACAAAGGAACGGAAATTTATAATATTCCGTTTAAAGATTTGGCTGACGTGACAGATATCGGTCTGGAAGAAACGACTAAAATTATGGAAAAGCTGGATAGTAAAGGCTGGCTGAAAATCGATCCGGCGCGTCAGACTATCCATCTGCTAAATCTCAAGCAATTAACACACCTAGCAGGAAAAGTCTAA
- a CDS encoding M61 family metallopeptidase, translating into MTEATIFQPSTIKSITPTILYRVAMPQPTSHLFEVTLQVVGWTNQVLDLKFPVWTPGSYLVREYAKHLQDFAAHHEKSALPWRKLAKNYWQVDTQGVSEITVSYRVFANELTVRTNHLDATHGYFNPAALCFYIPGFERQPIQIKIVLPFPEWQITTPLPQVKGKENTYEARDFDTLVDSPFEVGNHQLYEFEVLGKPHELAIWGEGNAQATRIIPDLQKIIEIEADLFGELPYERYVFLLHQAASGAGGLEHKDACTLNYSRFGFRAKDKYDRFMQLVAHEFFHLWNVKRLRPIELEKFDYDGENYTTSLWFSEGTTSYYDLLIPLRAGIYDGKIFLNNLSKEINRFQNIPGRKVQPLSESSFDAWIKLYRRDSNSDNNQISYYLKGELVSLLLDLLIRKNHQNQRSFDDVMRQMWEKFGRSEIGFTPEQLKQVIEAVAGIDLSDFFKRYIDGKDDLPFDDYLEPFGLQLKCEADEEQPPFIGFTAKLQNGKEIINFVEIGSPAQVSGIDANDELLAINGLRVTGEQLSDRLKDYKAGDTIEVSVFHQDELRTLPVILAEPRPNSYKVVVVDNPSAMQKENFAGWLGVPMSSVL; encoded by the coding sequence ATGACAGAAGCAACAATTTTTCAACCCAGCACTATAAAAAGTATTACACCAACCATTCTCTACCGAGTTGCCATGCCGCAACCTACCTCTCACTTATTTGAGGTAACTTTACAGGTGGTAGGGTGGACAAACCAAGTTTTAGATTTAAAATTTCCGGTTTGGACTCCTGGGTCTTACTTAGTCAGGGAATATGCCAAGCATTTGCAAGATTTCGCTGCCCATCACGAAAAATCTGCTTTGCCTTGGCGCAAATTAGCCAAAAACTATTGGCAAGTAGACACACAAGGCGTGTCGGAAATCACAGTTAGCTATCGGGTATTTGCCAATGAACTAACTGTGAGAACTAATCATTTAGACGCCACACACGGTTATTTTAATCCGGCTGCTTTGTGTTTTTACATACCCGGATTTGAGCGGCAACCGATCCAAATCAAAATTGTGCTGCCTTTTCCAGAATGGCAAATTACTACGCCTTTACCGCAAGTAAAAGGAAAAGAAAATACATATGAGGCTAGAGATTTTGATACGTTGGTGGATAGCCCTTTTGAAGTAGGAAACCACCAATTATATGAGTTTGAAGTATTGGGTAAACCCCACGAATTAGCAATTTGGGGAGAGGGAAATGCTCAAGCTACTCGGATAATTCCCGATCTTCAGAAAATTATCGAGATAGAAGCTGACTTGTTTGGCGAACTACCTTATGAAAGATATGTGTTTCTGTTACATCAAGCGGCTAGCGGTGCTGGTGGCTTGGAACATAAGGATGCCTGCACTTTAAATTATTCTCGGTTTGGTTTTCGGGCAAAGGATAAATACGATCGCTTTATGCAGTTGGTAGCCCACGAATTTTTCCACTTGTGGAACGTGAAGCGCCTTCGCCCGATAGAATTGGAGAAATTTGATTACGATGGCGAAAACTATACCACTTCTCTTTGGTTTAGCGAAGGGACGACTAGCTATTACGATTTGCTGATTCCCTTACGGGCTGGCATTTACGATGGCAAAATATTTTTGAACAATTTAAGTAAAGAAATTAACCGCTTTCAAAACATACCTGGGCGTAAAGTTCAGCCTTTGAGCGAGTCGAGTTTCGATGCTTGGATTAAATTGTATCGTCGAGATAGCAACAGCGATAATAACCAAATTTCTTATTATTTGAAAGGAGAATTAGTATCTCTATTGTTAGATTTGTTAATTCGGAAAAATCATCAAAATCAACGAAGTTTCGATGATGTAATGCGGCAAATGTGGGAAAAGTTTGGTCGCTCCGAAATCGGCTTTACTCCCGAACAATTAAAGCAGGTAATTGAAGCGGTAGCTGGCATTGATTTAAGTGACTTTTTCAAACGCTATATTGACGGAAAAGATGATTTACCTTTTGATGATTATCTAGAACCATTTGGTTTGCAATTGAAATGTGAAGCGGATGAAGAACAACCACCTTTCATCGGTTTTACAGCCAAATTACAAAATGGGAAAGAAATCATCAACTTTGTTGAAATTGGTTCTCCCGCACAAGTGTCTGGTATAGATGCAAATGATGAATTACTAGCAATTAATGGGCTGCGAGTCACTGGAGAGCAATTAAGCGATCGCCTAAAAGATTACAAAGCTGGAGATACGATCGAAGTAAGTGTTTTTCATCAAGATGAATTGCGAACTTTGCCAGTTATTTTGGCAGAACCTCGTCCCAATTCTTATAAAGTTGTAGTGGTAGACAACCCTTCTGCAATGCAAAAAGAAAACTTTGCTGGTTGGTTGGGCGTACCGATGTCAAGTGTTTTGTAG
- a CDS encoding TIGR04283 family arsenosugar biosynthesis glycosyltransferase — protein sequence MNHNKNKISIIIPVLNEAKNIKQVLSNLPDSSNLEIIVVDGGSQDETVAIVRSLGIKILFSSGGRAMQMNTGAAMATGDIFLFLHADTILPTGFPAMVTNALAETGIIAGAFKLAIDAEIWGIGLIEKMVNWRSRFCSLPYGDQAIFLKADVFKQIGGFPQLPIMEDFVLIRHLKKLGKITILPVPAITSGRRWQKLGIVKTTSINQLMIIGYYLGISTEKLAHWYRNQK from the coding sequence ATGAACCATAACAAAAATAAAATTTCTATAATTATCCCAGTTCTAAATGAAGCTAAAAATATTAAACAAGTACTGAGTAATTTACCAGATTCATCAAATTTAGAAATAATTGTGGTAGATGGTGGAAGTCAGGATGAAACCGTTGCCATAGTTCGATCGTTAGGCATCAAAATTTTGTTCTCTTCTGGGGGACGCGCTATGCAAATGAATACTGGCGCTGCAATGGCGACTGGCGATATTTTCCTATTTTTACACGCCGATACTATTTTACCGACTGGTTTCCCAGCAATGGTTACCAACGCATTAGCTGAAACGGGAATAATTGCGGGTGCTTTTAAATTAGCCATTGATGCAGAGATATGGGGAATCGGGTTAATAGAAAAAATGGTAAATTGGCGATCGCGTTTTTGTTCCTTACCCTATGGTGACCAAGCAATATTTTTAAAAGCAGACGTATTTAAACAAATTGGTGGTTTTCCCCAACTGCCAATAATGGAAGATTTTGTTTTAATTCGCCATTTAAAAAAATTAGGTAAAATTACCATTTTACCCGTTCCAGCCATCACATCTGGACGACGTTGGCAAAAATTAGGCATAGTAAAAACTACTTCGATCAACCAATTAATGATTATCGGTTATTATCTAGGAATTTCTACCGAAAAGCTCGCTCACTGGTATAGAAATCAGAAATAA
- a CDS encoding TIGR04282 family arsenosugar biosynthesis glycosyltransferase, translating to MKKTLIVFTRYPEPGKTKTRLIPVLGAEGAANLHRQMAEYAIAQAKQLTSSHQVSVEVHFTGGNLNLMRSWLGNDIIYQPQIEGDIGLKMSAAFKAAFNQNINYVSIIGSDCPKLNYQLISQAFDSLLQHDLVIGPATDGGYYLIGLSRFIPELFKGINWSTAEVFQQTIEIAARLNLSVAYLPKLSDIDRPEDLAILDFRFSIEQPRSQMTNEP from the coding sequence GTGAAAAAAACCTTGATTGTTTTTACTCGCTATCCAGAACCGGGAAAAACAAAAACGCGACTAATTCCCGTCCTTGGTGCTGAAGGTGCGGCAAATCTTCATCGTCAAATGGCTGAATATGCGATCGCGCAAGCCAAACAACTTACATCTTCTCATCAGGTATCTGTAGAAGTACATTTTACAGGTGGTAATTTAAATTTAATGCGATCGTGGTTGGGAAATGATATTATCTACCAACCCCAAATCGAAGGTGATATCGGGTTAAAAATGTCCGCTGCATTTAAAGCAGCATTTAATCAAAATATTAATTACGTGTCGATTATCGGTTCTGATTGTCCAAAGCTGAATTATCAGTTAATTTCACAAGCTTTTGATTCACTTTTGCAACATGATTTAGTAATTGGCCCTGCCACCGATGGCGGTTATTATTTAATTGGATTAAGTCGCTTTATTCCCGAACTTTTTAAAGGAATTAATTGGAGTACTGCTGAAGTTTTTCAACAAACCATAGAAATTGCGGCTCGCCTTAACTTATCAGTTGCTTATCTCCCGAAACTTTCTGATATAGATCGTCCGGAAGACCTAGCAATTTTAGATTTTAGATTTTCGATTGAACAACCACGATCGCAAATGACCAATGAACCATAA
- the nadA gene encoding quinolinate synthase NadA has protein sequence MFITTVHLKESTQVPSTPGDLFEAIQALKKKLNAVVLAHYYQDPDIQDVADYIGDSLELSRRAASTTADAIVFAGVHFMAETAKILNPDKLVLLPDLNAGCSLADSCPPDEFAAFKAAHPDRLVISYINCSAAIKAMSDIICTSSNAVKIVNQIPKDQPIIFGPDRNLGRYVMEQTGREMLLWQGACIVHENFSEKKIVQLKIAHPEAEVIAHPECEPPVLRHANYIGSTSALLKYSQTSSSQEFIVATEPGIIHQMEKQQPHKHFIPAPPTNNCACNECPFMRLNTLEKLYLAMENRTPEITLPEATRIAALRPIQRMLEMSI, from the coding sequence GTGTTTATTACTACAGTTCATCTCAAAGAATCCACTCAAGTACCTTCTACTCCCGGCGATTTGTTTGAGGCGATTCAAGCCTTAAAGAAAAAGCTTAATGCAGTTGTTCTCGCGCACTATTACCAAGATCCGGATATTCAAGATGTAGCAGATTATATCGGTGACTCCCTAGAGCTATCTAGGAGAGCGGCTAGTACGACTGCGGATGCGATCGTCTTTGCAGGCGTTCACTTTATGGCAGAAACCGCCAAAATTCTTAACCCGGATAAACTGGTACTTTTACCAGATTTAAACGCCGGATGTTCTCTGGCAGACAGTTGTCCTCCCGATGAATTTGCCGCCTTTAAAGCCGCTCATCCAGATCGCTTGGTAATTTCCTACATCAACTGCTCTGCTGCGATCAAAGCAATGAGCGATATTATCTGCACCAGTTCCAACGCTGTCAAGATCGTCAATCAAATACCTAAAGACCAACCGATTATTTTTGGCCCAGATAGAAATCTCGGTCGCTACGTCATGGAGCAAACCGGACGAGAAATGCTACTGTGGCAAGGAGCTTGTATAGTACATGAAAACTTCTCAGAAAAAAAGATCGTCCAACTAAAAATTGCTCACCCAGAAGCAGAAGTAATCGCACATCCAGAATGCGAACCACCAGTATTACGCCACGCTAATTACATCGGTTCAACTAGTGCTTTATTAAAATATTCTCAAACTAGTTCTAGCCAGGAATTTATCGTGGCAACTGAACCGGGAATTATTCACCAAATGGAGAAGCAACAGCCTCACAAGCACTTCATTCCAGCGCCACCAACCAATAATTGTGCCTGCAATGAATGTCCTTTCATGCGGTTAAATACCCTGGAAAAGCTTTACTTAGCAATGGAAAATCGTACCCCAGAAATCACTTTGCCAGAAGCAACCAGAATAGCCGCTTTGCGTCCAATTCAACGTATGTTGGAAATGAGCATTTAA
- a CDS encoding TIGR04168 family protein has product MKMPGKQNQVIKIAAIGDVHDQWEVEDGEALQALGVDLALFVGDFGNESVGVVRAIASLDIPKAVILGNHDAWYTASEWGRKRCPYNRQKEDWVQDQLDALGETHVGYGKLDFPEFNLTVVGSRPFSWGGDVWKNADFYQKRYGISNFHDSTHRIVEEVSNATYDTIIFLAHNGPLGLGERPEDPCGKDWEPLGGDFGDPDLANAIAQTKDMGKIIPLVTFGHMHHHLRHRKDLLRTALVSDRDGTIYLNTASVPRIVHHISEKRRNFSLIWLENGMVSQVSLVWVGKEYQVVSEQIIYRAPQSIVQNAYSQLG; this is encoded by the coding sequence ATGAAAATGCCGGGTAAACAAAATCAAGTAATCAAAATAGCAGCGATCGGAGATGTTCACGACCAATGGGAAGTGGAGGATGGAGAAGCGCTACAGGCTTTGGGTGTTGATTTAGCCTTGTTTGTGGGGGATTTTGGCAATGAGTCGGTGGGGGTGGTAAGAGCGATCGCATCACTGGATATTCCGAAAGCAGTAATATTGGGCAATCACGATGCTTGGTATACCGCTTCCGAGTGGGGACGGAAGCGCTGTCCGTACAACCGCCAGAAAGAAGACTGGGTACAGGATCAGCTAGATGCTTTAGGCGAAACTCATGTCGGTTATGGCAAACTCGACTTCCCGGAGTTTAATTTAACGGTGGTGGGGAGTCGTCCCTTTAGTTGGGGTGGAGATGTTTGGAAAAATGCCGATTTTTATCAAAAGCGTTATGGAATCAGCAATTTTCACGATTCTACCCATCGAATTGTCGAAGAGGTAAGCAACGCAACTTATGACACGATTATTTTTCTTGCCCATAATGGGCCATTAGGTTTGGGAGAACGCCCGGAAGACCCTTGTGGTAAAGATTGGGAACCGTTGGGGGGAGATTTTGGCGATCCGGATTTGGCAAATGCGATCGCACAAACTAAAGATATGGGTAAAATCATTCCCCTGGTAACATTTGGCCATATGCACCACCACTTGCGCCATAGAAAAGACCTGTTGCGGACTGCTTTAGTTAGCGATCGTGATGGGACAATCTATCTAAATACCGCCAGCGTACCTCGAATCGTTCATCATATCAGCGAAAAGCGGCGCAATTTTTCCTTGATATGGCTCGAAAATGGTATGGTGTCTCAGGTATCCCTAGTTTGGGTAGGAAAAGAATATCAGGTTGTATCAGAGCAAATTATCTATCGGGCTCCTCAGTCGATCGTTCAAAATGCCTATAGCCAGTTGGGATAA
- a CDS encoding TIGR04255 family protein produces the protein MTVSVNTRQLPSYDKPPVSEVVCSVLFDSIEALLSPHIGLLWQRFQPDYPFCNDVAPLASKVEVFNNQVTEAQLELSDIPPLPRVWFINSDGTRIVQIQRERLIHNWRKIGLNNEYPRYGSLIKAFQEHFNRFNSFIEEGDLGKIKILQYELTYVNQIPQGEAWETLEDIGKIFPDFKWQANLNRFLPIPQSIDWDTSFDLPEEFGRLHISMRDAVLNNHPTLLFELTVRGIGNYTSLDLMQSWFDEAHQWIVQAFADLTDERIQKNVWKRRG, from the coding sequence GTGACAGTCAGCGTGAACACCAGACAATTGCCATCTTATGACAAACCACCTGTTAGTGAGGTCGTTTGTAGTGTTCTGTTTGACTCTATCGAAGCTTTACTTAGTCCCCATATTGGGTTGTTATGGCAGAGGTTTCAACCTGACTACCCGTTTTGCAATGATGTTGCTCCCTTAGCATCAAAGGTGGAAGTTTTCAATAATCAGGTTACTGAAGCTCAGCTAGAACTGAGTGATATTCCTCCTTTGCCAAGGGTATGGTTTATTAATTCTGATGGGACAAGGATTGTTCAAATTCAACGCGAGCGGCTAATTCATAATTGGAGAAAGATTGGTTTAAATAATGAGTATCCCAGATATGGTAGTCTTATTAAAGCATTTCAAGAGCATTTTAACCGCTTTAATTCCTTCATAGAAGAAGGTGATTTGGGTAAAATTAAAATACTTCAATATGAACTTACTTATGTAAATCAAATTCCGCAAGGAGAAGCATGGGAAACGCTTGAAGATATAGGTAAAATTTTCCCTGACTTTAAATGGCAAGCAAATCTAAATCGATTTCTGCCAATACCTCAAAGTATTGATTGGGATACAAGTTTTGACTTACCAGAAGAATTTGGCAGATTACATATATCCATGAGGGATGCAGTTTTAAACAACCATCCAACTCTTTTATTTGAATTAACTGTCCGTGGAATTGGCAATTATACTTCCCTGGATTTGATGCAAAGTTGGTTTGACGAAGCACATCAATGGATTGTGCAGGCGTTTGCTGATTTAACTGATGAAAGAATCCAGAAAAATGTTTGGAAGCGGAGAGGGTGA